The genomic DNA AACCTGGTACGGATGAGTTTCATATTGATACGAAGCTTCTTCAAGGACTCGTTCCGGATGATGAAGGGAGACGAATCGGTTATCCGACTTTCATGTGTGCCCTTTATGTGTACTATGCGCTCTTCTTCACTTTATCAGAGATGCTTGAAGAATACGGAATGAATGAAGGATAATCCTCCATAGAACCACGCCTAAATTTTAAAAGAATTAAATTTTTTGTATTTTTTTAATATCTTAGCAGGAGAACTGTAAAAAGATGGAGAAACCTATGTATAAAGTGTGACAAAAGTCACTCTTTTTCGCCTTAACCTACAGTCCGACCTCCCCCTCCCTTTTTAAGCAGAGTCTACCAACTCCTCCCTCAAGCTTTGAACGCAAACAATCATTACCCGTAATGATACTTCCACTCGGCTGTATGGCGGCTACATATTCTGTGGCAGTAAGGACCTTACAAGTTATGTTCATTCCGCAACCAGCGTCGGAATGTTCATAACTTGTTTTGGTTTTAAGGAGCCTTTTGGGATACGAGAAAAACTTCTATCCTTACCTCAAAACACGAAAATGCTCATTTGAGGTCATATAACCCCTTTTATGTGCCCTGAAAACGCGGAAATGCTAATTTCGGGGCATATAAACCTCTCTTATCTGCCCCGAAAACGTGAAAAATGCTAATTTCGGGGCATATAACCCCCTTTTATGTGCCCTGAAAACGTGAAAATACTGATTTCGGGGCATATAAACCTCTTTTATGTGCCCCGAAAACGTGGAAATGCTGATTTCGGGGCATATAAACCTCTTTTATGTGCCCCGAAAACGTGGAAATGCTAATTTCGGGGCATATAAACCTCTCTTATCTGCCCCGAAAACGTGGAAATGCTAATTTCGGGGCATATAAACCTCTCTTATCTGCCCCGAAAACGCGAAAATCCCAATTTTGGGGTTCCCGTACCAAATAAAAACCGGTCGGACATCATCCGACCGGCTTCCATATTTATCTTTTCAGGTTTGTTGCGGCGTTGACGAATTCGCGGAACAGTGGTTGCGGTCTTGTTGGTCTAGACTTGAACTCTGGATGGAATTGAGATGCGACGAACCAAGGGTGATCCTTCAATTCGATCACTTCGACCAATCGGCCATCCGGGCTTGTCCCAGAGAATAGGAATCCTGCGTTTTCCATTTCTTCACGGAATTCGTTGTTGAATTCATAACGGTGACGATGGCGTTCGTAGACGACCTCTTCACCATAAGCCGCGTAAGCATTCGTATCCTTTTGCAGCTTACAAGGATAGATTCCGAGGCGAAGTGTACCGCCCAGGTCTTCTACATCTTTTTGCTCTGGAAGAAGATCGATGACCGGGTGCGTCGTCATCGGATTGATTTCTGCAGAATGTGCATCGTCATATCCGAGTACATGTCGTGCAAACTCAACTGAGGCAAGCTGCATGCCAAGACAAATTCCTAGCATCGGTACCTTCTTCTCACGTGCATATCGGATTGCAGAGATCTTCCCTTCGATTCCGCGATCCCCGAATCCACCAGGAACGAGAATTCCGTCTGCATCACCAAGAAGCTCTTCGACATTTTCATCCGTTACATTTTCGGAATTGATCCATTGGATATCGATGTCCGCATCGAATTCGTACCCAGCATGACGAAGCGATTCGACGACGGAAATATAGGCATCCGGTAAAGAAACGTACTTTCCGACGAGCGCGATTTTCGTCTTGTTTTTCAGGTTGGTTACCCGGTTTACTAGCTCTTTCCACTCGGTCATGTCTGCTTCCTGGCAGTCCAAGTGCAGATGCTTACACACGATCGTGTCAAGGTTTTGCTTTTGAAGAGATAGAGGAACTTCGTATAATGTTTCGGCGTCCATCGCCTCGATAACAGCATCCGGGTTGATATCACAGAATAGTGCAATCTTGTCCTTCATTTCTTGAGGCAACGGCATCTCGTTTCGGACCACGATGACGTTCGGCTGGATACCGAGACTGCGTAATTCTTTTACACTGTGCTGAGTGGGCTTCGTCTTCATTTCACCGGCTGCTTTGATGTAAGGAACCAATGTACAGTGGATGTACATGACATTCTCGACCCCAATGTCACTTTTAATCTGGCGAATCGCTTCCAGGTATGGAAGGCTTTCGATGTCCCCGACAGTACCGCCGATTTCTGTGATGACAACATCTGCATTCGTCTCGCGGCCAGCGCGGAATACGCGTTCTTTGATTTCATTCGTGATATGCGGAATGACCTGCACCGTACCACCGAGATAGTCTCCACGACGTTCTTTTTTCAAGACTGTCGAATAGATCTTTCCTGTCGTGACGTTGCTGTACTTGTTCAGGTTAATGTCGATGAATCGCTCGTAGTGTCCAAGATCAAGGTCTGTTTCCGCGCCGTCATCCGTAACGAATACTTCCCCGTGTTGATAAGGGCTCATCGTACCCGGATCGACGTTGATATATGGATCGAATTTCTGAATTGTCACTTTTACACCGCGGTTTTTCAATAGGCGGCCGAGAGAGGCTGCGGTAATCCCTTTACCTAAGGATGAAACGACTCCACCTGTTACGAAGATATACTTTTTTGACACGTTGGTTCCCCCTTGAGATCCGAATTTAGTTTTCTGAGTTGTGTTGACCTTTTATCAGTATGCCGAAATACATCAGTATTCAGTACGGGGTGCTTCAAATGATTCGAAATGCTTAACATCAGCTCAAATAAAAGCTTGAGAAAATAGGTTTCTTAAAAAACAAAAAAACAAAAGCGTCACCAAACCCACATGGGGGGCGCTTTTGTTTTGAATGTTTGTGTTATATATCATTTGTTTGAATTCATTATAGACTATAAGTAAAGCCCAAAAATGATTTTATCGACTTTGCCATTAAAAGTCAAGGCTTATTATCGATCTTCATCCTCGTCTGTTGCATCTTCGAGATCGTCGCTCTCATCATCGTCTGATAGCTCGGTTTCCTCGTCGTCGAAATCAACGTAATCATCGTCTTCTTCGTCAACGTCCTCTTCACTATCATCGTCCTCATCGTCAACATCGAAGTCTTCCTCAAGATCATCGAAATCCTCTTCCAATTCATCTTCGAATTCTTCGAAGTCATCATCTTCATATTCTGCTTTTACACGCTTGCCTTTTCGTTTCTTCGGTTTGATTGTCGTCGCAAGCTCTTCTTCACTGCTTTCAACCGGATACCAGACTTTAAGACCCCACTGGTTGTCACCGATACAAACGAAACGACCATCGATATTGATGTCTGTGTAGAACTGGGCAACGCGTTTCTTCTGTTCGTCGCGGTCCATTTCACGGATTTTTGAAACCTGCTCCATCAATTCAGTGAATGGTGTCGGTTT from Pseudalkalibacillus sp. SCS-8 includes the following:
- a CDS encoding CTP synthase translates to MSKKYIFVTGGVVSSLGKGITAASLGRLLKNRGVKVTIQKFDPYINVDPGTMSPYQHGEVFVTDDGAETDLDLGHYERFIDINLNKYSNVTTGKIYSTVLKKERRGDYLGGTVQVIPHITNEIKERVFRAGRETNADVVITEIGGTVGDIESLPYLEAIRQIKSDIGVENVMYIHCTLVPYIKAAGEMKTKPTQHSVKELRSLGIQPNVIVVRNEMPLPQEMKDKIALFCDINPDAVIEAMDAETLYEVPLSLQKQNLDTIVCKHLHLDCQEADMTEWKELVNRVTNLKNKTKIALVGKYVSLPDAYISVVESLRHAGYEFDADIDIQWINSENVTDENVEELLGDADGILVPGGFGDRGIEGKISAIRYAREKKVPMLGICLGMQLASVEFARHVLGYDDAHSAEINPMTTHPVIDLLPEQKDVEDLGGTLRLGIYPCKLQKDTNAYAAYGEEVVYERHRHRYEFNNEFREEMENAGFLFSGTSPDGRLVEVIELKDHPWFVASQFHPEFKSRPTRPQPLFREFVNAATNLKR
- the rpoE gene encoding DNA-directed RNA polymerase subunit delta; its protein translation is MLDTYSKEELKEVSMLEIAFHILKENKKPTPFTELMEQVSKIREMDRDEQKKRVAQFYTDINIDGRFVCIGDNQWGLKVWYPVESSEEELATTIKPKKRKGKRVKAEYEDDDFEEFEDELEEDFDDLEEDFDVDDEDDDSEEDVDEEDDDYVDFDDEETELSDDDESDDLEDATDEDEDR